In Spea bombifrons isolate aSpeBom1 chromosome 5, aSpeBom1.2.pri, whole genome shotgun sequence, the sequence GTGCTAGCCCAAAGCACAGAATTTCCCAAACACCATGGTTTACTATATGAAAGGGTAGGGGTGCATCaagtttatattaaattaaaatatacaattaaaagACGACTGTTCcttaaaatgggggggggtcactaGAACCAACTTCTGGACCAGTGGTGCTATGAAATGTTAAGCATTTGGGCCTGTTACGACCCACTGCAAGTACAAAAGTTAAAAGCATTATGGAGGTCCAAATAAAACACAAGCTATGTAAGTGGGGGATATCTTGGCTTCCTATGTAGGAAATAGATGATACCAATTTTGCAATTTGCCCTTTCCAGCTCAGTATTTTTCAGGATTTGCATCTATATATGCTCTAGCTAGAATACTGTAGGCAATTTCATTCTCATCATCTCACTTTATGTTCACGGAGAGCTGGAAGGCATCGCCATTAGTTGGGTACACCGCGCTACTCAAGCCATCAAGTACTTTGGTGGAATGAGACTGCTTTGTGACAAGACCAAGTTCACTCAAACTGAATTTAGCATTATGAAGGGGCAGCCCACGATATTTCTCCCACAAGGGGTGTCTGAGATGGCCCTGTATGAGAGACAGtccaaataaaaatactttcaaGTAAtctattatacagggccaaccgaGCTCCTACAGAAGGGAACATAACTGGGTCTGCAATAATGCATAGCGACACCTGAACCTCCAAGGTACAATATGAAATCTGATGAATCTATTGACCTAAacaactttttattttcaacaGCCATTTTGGTTTTTAGTTTACAAATTAAACGTCTGTTCTCACGCACCGGCAAGATAAGCATTTTCTATGCTACTCTATCAACCCTGGTTTTACTCTGCATATTTATAGACAAACTGATATTAATTAATACTATTTTACCGCAGTGCTACCCTTTACACCTATGTATGATTTCCCGATCTTCAGCTACATAATGTTGCCAGTTAcatcatatacacatatagaaaaatacaaGGCTAACAGATTTtcacaatatttaatttgtacacTAATGTAGCTATATGCAACTTCTGAAGGAACGTTAGGAGGGTACAAGGTAGGGTTAAAACACGTTCATAGTTTGGTCCAATATCTTACTGTAGTGGTTATTTTCGCCGTTCCGTTTAGGGAACAAGGTTTAACATGACAAATGTCACATGCACAGTCAGTCACGTATGGACAACTGCAGAAACGGATCAACAAAAGGCCTGTACACCCAGTTTCAATCATACATAACTAATAAGGCTATTATAATACATCTATATGCAGCATGAACTGTCAACACAGCCATTCATTATTGAGcaccatatatacatatgtatatataaacagtttGAAACAGCAGACACATGGGAATAATTAAAAAGTGCCATTCCAAGGctgcacataaaatatatatatatttacaaagctcaaaaaaaaaaaaacagctgcaaCATAATTTATTGCCAATGCCCCTTAAGAAAAGAAATGGCCATATTGTACAACAAAAGGTAATATTACCATAATATCTCCCCGGTTCACTTACAAAATCCCTGCTTAAGGATTCGCTGTAAAACCTGCTCTATGGCTTCCCCGTGTCGCCACGGATACtgcattaaattaataaatagcaAACCGATGAAAAAGGGGTCAATAGAGTAAAACTTAAACACCGTCTGAAGAGAAACCGTCGATATAGCCGTAACGCGCTCCgttaaaaatattctaataatgGGCAAGGAAGGGTTAAAAAGACCAatctaataaatgaaatgtatgcAGTACGGGGACCGAGCATGTGATTAAAGAATTCCTTTCCAAGACACTGGGCTCTTTGGTAGTTTTGATTAAGCTGAGGGCACAATCACTtagactaataaaaaaaaaagtagtagtgCATTTCTATCAGGCCCCCGGGGCTATTACATTTCAGCGATCCTCTGCTACAGATAACGCTGCGCGTGGCAGACTGGAAATGCTGAGTAAAGAGCACAGGATCACACATGGGGCCAAccgattaaataaaaataaagaaaaacataacagATTTGCATTTTGCAATATTTTCTGAAGCCAGAGTACATCCGTGTGCTAAAATCACTAAGAGAGTTATAGATCATGCCGATAAATGGCTTCATTTTGGTCATTTTGCACAATGAAGATATTCTGATGAGGAGATCATGAACCCTACTTAGATCTGGAAGGAAAAACCTTAGACAATATGCTCGAGTCCCGTTATCTAGATAACTATTAGGATAAGGGATTTATTTAGGACACATTTAAACGGGGTGCAAACACATCTCATCACTACAGCAGAATAAGTATCATTTGATCTTCGTATACTTTTGAAATACTTGGGGCTACTCGTAAATAGGATCCAGTTATGCAGACAGGTGTCAGACATAGAAATTTGGAACGCCGTGCATCTGTGCATGTTTGCTTTGTGCAAGCCTTGGAATTTCTGAAAGCCCCCGTGGGAGCGCTCAACATTGAAACGTTATTGCTTTGGttctatctcacacacacagacgtaTATCACAATCACAGACGTTGGGACTGGAATTAAGATCATAAGAAAACCAAAACGAGGATTTCTTAGCTTAAGTGCTGAACATGAAATTTCTAAGTGCTCCTTACGTAGTATGCTCTGGGCTACACTCAATGTggatccatgttttttttttttcatattaaaatgtgaaattttACACGATAAAAACGTAATATCAACTGCAAGAAAAAAGGATGTGTCAGCTAGCAGCGTGCACAAATCCAGTGCAATGCTGTTTGCTCTTCAGTCTGgcaacacacaaaataaaatggtaaTAAATAACTGCCAATAAagtccacttaaaaaaaaaacattaagacgACAAAGTggaatatacacaaaaaacaatgtttgcAGCCATGAGCATTAAGCATGTGTCAAACTGCTCTGTACATTGAGACGTCATTAAATCACATGGCAACAACTGGTTTGACTCGCGGTACACAGAAGTCCCTCCTTGGGATTCCGCTGGATATTCacagatattgttttttcacaAAGAGGTAgctgtagtacattgtttttaaagttCTTTTTCTTTAAGAGTCCAAGTTCGTTTGCAGAGTCTGACATTTGGTCAGAGAACAGCTTTATGCTGCCTGTGGGTACAGCTTTGCCGGCACTACCATTTGCGCTGATGCACATCTTCCAACTGGACTTCTCCTGCACTTTGACGCTAGAAAAGGAAAGATTATTCTGAGAGTCTATTATATACTTGGCTCCATTATGTAACTGGGAGCCCAAGCACAAACTCATTAGTTTTAGACTTTCTACCAGTTCTCCTGCACTTCTTGGCGATTGCTGCACAGAACCAGCGGAACCAGAACAGTTGCGCGTATTTCCAGATGAATTATTTGAGTTACCACCTGATGTGTTGGAAGGGCTGCCTCCTCCTTTGTTATCACTGGGACTTGTTTTATCTACTCCAGTATTTCCATTACTCGGTTTACTTTGACCTCCACCATCACCTTGATTACCAGGTGGACCTTCACTgctgtctcttcgatgccacgAATAGGTAAACCCGCTATCCTTATCCAGACGTCGTCGACTCTCGGAGTCATCGTCGCTAGTTTCTGAGCTACTGCAGCTGGATCCCCGGCCTTGACTTTTCCTTCTGTGGTATCTTTTGTGCACTGTACCAGGGGATGCgatattcatttttaatctaCTTAGCTTTGGTGGAAGATTTTCATCCATATCAAATTCATCATCTGACTCTCCTTCCTCAAAAATCTGATTGAGCACTGGCGCACTCTTTCTTGAAGTGAGACGATTTGTAACAGAGGGTTTTCGTCTTAGAACAACTTGTGCAGAGAGAGGAAGtggcttcttttcttcttcatcttcctctTCATCCTCCTCCACCCTAAAGAGACACTTTCTTCCGCTTGTTGTTGGGTTCACAGAAGGAAGCGCAGAAACTGCTGTCCCAGTAAAATCGGGAACATCCTCTTTCTTCAATGGGTCCACAAGACCTTTATTTCTATGCCCATTGAGCACATTCTCTGCACTGCGAGCAGGAGACGGTGGAACAGCCACATGAGCTATTGGAGAAGCAGTCAAATCATCGTCCAGGTCCTGAGGAACATCAATTTTTGTTGGCCAAGATTGCCTAAGGAGAAACACAAAAAGCTTATTAAGTTTAGTTATTGGAGCAGTCGTCTGGTTTCCATAGATGCTGtctatacaaaaatacaatggACACTGTAAAAGGCGCCGATGATACATTGTGCAGTCATGATTCCTGCCAATTATTGAATATGTAGGAATATGAACGAGGAGGTCAGAATCAACATGGCCAAGGACTACATATAAGACAGTTAACGCGTGTGCTACTGACAAACTCAGACCTATCAAAATCAGTCAGAAGACAAGCAGCACTTACAAAGCTACCATGAATTAGGCATGTATTAATGCAGTGcaggtgtttgttttttttccacctctGTACAAATTAACGATTAACTGTAAGTGTAActctttatacaaaaaaaatatagtgacCTTAACTACACTATGTTGTTCATATTCCATGGAGTATAACGGCTACTGAACAGTTGCTATGATACAAACTAGCAGTAGACTAAATAGAGCGGGGAGTTCATTGTTTGCTTTAAACACGCTTTTAAAATTTACTATAAAAGGGAAGAAACTGGTTAGTAAAAATTAACTGGGaatcataaaatacatatatttttaagtaaaacTGGGGGTTTAGACTATTCGAGAAAGCTAGTTTCAGGATATATTAAAATGAGTTTATTATACTCAAACTGCAGTGCACTCAATATTCCAAAAGCAACATTTCCATGTGTAGCCACACATCAAATATAACAACTCCATCGTTATTGTCAGAaacaatgttcattttttttgtttatgtaattTCTTTGTAAAATACCCCAAAAGTATATTATAGTTTTGGCAGACCTTATATGTTGCTTATGTGAAAcatgtaagagaaaaaaaaagaaaaagaagaaaaaaaatacactccaGGCATACTATCATACATGTTTTATGTGACAAAAGTCATCAATGATCACCATTTGCTTtgtttagacatttccactttatTTAATGTGCCTCATTGTTCTGTTGTGTTAAAGCTTTGATCAGGGTAGAACTCTATAGAAGTTTGTTTATTAAAGCAGGAGCCTGCAGTTCTGACTCAAGTACTTCAATCTCCATTACAACAACCCGAGTAGGTTTCACCATCAGAATGGGTTAAGCTGCCCTGTATAGAGTATAGTTCAATCTGTGAGATGACTTGTAAGGAAGAGCCAGTTTACTACATTTGGCCTTTCGGAACGCAGTGTAGGTGGAAAGTTGAAACCACAATCCTCATGGAAACTCATCTACCAACTCCTAATTTAGTACACGGTCCCTGACTGCTCATAACTCCAACTGCTGCACATGTGGAGGATTTAAAAACCAAGTAGCCATATTTATGAGCCTAGAATtggaatgtaatttgtttttatattaaattgatCAATACTCCAACATTCAGAAGGATAATATGCAGGTAAATTGATCACTCAacaaataaatagtttaaaataCCTGAACTGGGCTTTGATGTTACTGGGACTGGCCGATCTGGCCTGGATTTCTTTTTCTTGCTTCTCTCGGAGAATCCTTTCCGCTAGCAGGAAGTAAGTTGCTGTGATGTGGTTGTATTTGTTGGTTTCCAAGGCActgagaggaagaaaaaaaacaggaaatgctATATTTTTAGAACAAAAGGGTATGTTTATCAACAGATCTATTGATAACAATATATTTCTCAGACTGTCTTCATTTCACAGTATACACACCAAAACTAGAAATTAATGAACATTAAAAAGCTTCTGGGCATTTAAATTTGCATAAAAAACCAAAACTactgtactttattttttttttcttttgctatgGGCAGCGGATCATATACGATAATGCAGAAGTAGGTCCAAGTAACGTAATTTACATAAGTATATATTCATAGCTCAAAGATCACTTACTCCACAATGGCATCTCTGTCAGCTATGTCTCCTAGGACCATACGTTGTATGATGCTATTGTGCTCTTCCTCAGAGAGATTTTTGTAGGACACAAGAGGGATATTGTACTTGGTGGCCGGAGAAGGGTCCACTCCTTGAAGCCATGGATGATTTTCAATTTCCTCCAGCGATGCTCTTCGTTTAGGATCTCTCTGTAGCATGCGGGTGATTAGACTGGGGAACCAAATAAAAATAGACTTGTGAGTTCAATATAATCTCTTAATGATCAAAAGAGATCatattgtgtgaaaaaaatacagggAAAAATAAAGCCTCTGAAACAG encodes:
- the SNRK gene encoding SNF-related serine/threonine-protein kinase gives rise to the protein MAGFKRGYDGKIAGLYDLDKTLGRGHFAVVKLARHVFTGEKVAVKVIDKTKLDSLATGHLFQEVRCMKLVQHPNIVRLYEVIDTQTKLYLILELGDGGDMYDYIMKHEEGLSEDLAKKYFAQIVHAISYCHKLHVVHRDLKPENVVFFEKQGLVKLTDFGFSNKFQPGKKLTTSCGSLAYSAPEILLGDEYDAPAVDIWSLGVILFMLVCGTPPFQEANDSETLTMIMDCKYTVPKHVSKECKDLITRMLQRDPKRRASLEEIENHPWLQGVDPSPATKYNIPLVSYKNLSEEEHNSIIQRMVLGDIADRDAIVDALETNKYNHITATYFLLAERILREKQEKEIQARSASPSNIKAQFRQSWPTKIDVPQDLDDDLTASPIAHVAVPPSPARSAENVLNGHRNKGLVDPLKKEDVPDFTGTAVSALPSVNPTTSGRKCLFRVEEDEEEDEEEKKPLPLSAQVVLRRKPSVTNRLTSRKSAPVLNQIFEEGESDDEFDMDENLPPKLSRLKMNIASPGTVHKRYHRRKSQGRGSSCSSSETSDDDSESRRRLDKDSGFTYSWHRRDSSEGPPGNQGDGGGQSKPSNGNTGVDKTSPSDNKGGGSPSNTSGGNSNNSSGNTRNCSGSAGSVQQSPRSAGELVESLKLMSLCLGSQLHNGAKYIIDSQNNLSFSSVKVQEKSSWKMCISANGSAGKAVPTGSIKLFSDQMSDSANELGLLKKKNFKNNVLQLPLCEKTISVNIQRNPKEGLLCTASQTSCCHVI